gttacggacgttctccgtaacgaggccggatggctaacttctcggagagataaggtgatcgaaccttcgacgtgctcgaaggaaagctcacgaattgctgattttcggacgttctccgatgaacaacaatttggaaacgaaatatgatattcttgttactcaagacaagtttgtggaaaataatatattcattgaattattgattagaatgataacaagctctcctatttataatactagaatactactactctaacttaatgaacaagaaacaaatatctaaacaaatatgggaaagatatggtgaataagggaaaactaaataattagaagatcctaagagatatgatagatatgatcgtatcaactcccccacggttgaaatccaccttgtcctcaaggtgggaaccataaagcaacgacgagagttgaaagcaaacgctttggcgaggcgtctcctcctggatcaaacccATATCGAACAGCTGAACGTCCCCCTTCTTCACCtttgtcaaaaatcaacaaaggagacccaatgttgtcggcaaaattccatgccaaaacgaaaagcttgtCCATGCTTCCAAGAATGTCCAAACATGACGtgtcattgcgcggagggatcaacctcgcATCGGTGTCGAGCGTTGATCGAGGATTCAGACGTGTAGCATCCATAACATGCAAATCCCCATAGATAAAGGCAATCTCCTTCAAAtgtattggaaaggacggtgcaactttatttccaactaatgcaCATAGATAAGCACCAACATTTTCACTAAAACAATTCTCAACAACATCGGGAGATGTCATTCGAGCAGCGTCGAGAGATGCGACgaccttcttcacttcctcaATGGAATCAACCTCCTCGTCGCCATCTAACAATGTTTCTTCCTCTCCACTGATATAGGGGCTGCACGGCGGAGAGATCATAGCTGGTGGAGGCAGTTCATCTAACAATCCGCCTTCCCCTCCTCTGTCATCGTCGGGGCTGCAAGACGGAACTGTTGGGGGCAGATTCGAAGATGGGACAGCAGCTACAGCGGGCAGTGACGCTGCTGCACGACAGTGGCTTGTCATGCTCAAGCAAGATGACGagcgttgtggtggtggtggcgggacAACAATGACAGTTAGTTGTGAGTTGCTAGATGGGTCGTGGTGGACATCAGCGTCCTCACCATATCCAACAGAGTCACAATCATAATCAGGGTAATATATAGATGCGATCTCTTCATAATCCAGGTTACCCATCGACACCCCAGCGCCCGGCGGGTCCCAACAGGATGGTTGGCGAGAAGGCTCATTCTGCAGCTGCAGAAATTGACGAAGCGGGAACCCCCTGTACGTTGGTGGCGGTCCATAGTCGAAGGGATGATAGTGCTCGGGCAGTTGATAACGAGTTTGGTGGAGGTGGTACGGGCGGCGTCTATCCGGCTGATATGGAGGCGACGGTGTGTACCTGTCCGACTGGTGGTGTTGTGGCCGCTGGTACGTAGGCTGGGTGTAACGCCGATGCCGCTTGTCCCAATCAGCGCGTCGTTCCAAGTTTGCGACCCGGCGATCCATCTTATCGAAGCGCGCGTTCAATTGCTCAAACCCTAGCGTGATCGGGTCCGTCGATTGAGGCCTACCTCCAATCTCGCCGATATTCCGCTGACGCGTCGGCCCCAATTGCAGTGTTTCAGTCACCGGCACTTCGGACTCCATTAGATTTCGTTTTCACAGATAATGATGAGTTTCGGGATGAAAGAATATGGAGGATTAGGTGTGGCCGTGGTGGTGGAGCTGCGGCtgattgtttttctttcttttttttttctttttttttcgacGGGGGCTGGGAAATAATTTGGGGGATACGGATGAACGAAGACGGAGgatgagctctcaatgaaagcaccagttgttacggacgttctccgtaacgaggccggatggctaacttctcggagagataaggtgatcgaaccttcgacgtgctcgaaggaaagctcacgaattgctgattttcggacgttctccgatgaacaacaatttggaaacgaaatatgatattcttgttactcaagacaagtttgtggaaaataatatattcattgaattattgattagaatgataacaagctctcttatttataatactagaatactactactctaacttaatgaacaagaaacaaatatctaaacaaatatgggaaagatatggtgaataagggaaaactaaataattagaagatcctaagagatatgatagatatgatcgtatcatcGTTGCACATCATCCCCAAGGAGGACCTCCCATTCCACACAAAAGACCTTTTACCAGCCTCCAAATCAACGATCTCGAATCAAATAAAAGGCTCTTGATTCGTTGATTTATTTCCTATCCCACGACGACAAGTCCCGCCGCCACCTTCATCGAGAGACGAACATCAACTAATCAACTTTTTCCTCAATTTAAATGCTCACTTCTCAATTTGTTTGTCACGTCTTCCGGATCATCATCGAAAACCCTAAAATCTTGTGTGCGATTTCCACCCATTGCAGCATCGCAATTCTCATCGAATTTTGTAAATTCGTCTCGATTATAGCTTAATTTCACGCCACCAACCTTATTACATACATTTCCAGCATTGTAGATATCTTAATACACATAAGCGTTGGAAATTTTCGGCGGATGACAATTGTGAAATACAAAGTTCATatgatataatattatattttcagatttatatataattaattatttccgcTTGCttctttttctatatattgTCATGTTCCATATCCTAATTTAACGAATGCACATCTTTATATATATTCACACTAAAAAAGTTGATTGAATATTGACATTAAACAAGATTATGCCTGCACAAGGGGCAAGTGCGCTTACGCTTGATCCACTTGTGTATACATTCAGCATGGAACCGGTGCTTGCACTCGGATATGGTTACACGTCGCTCCCCGGCCGCGTACTCGCCTAGGCAGATGGCGCAGCCGCCATCCCCTTCCTCCTTCCCGGTGCACGTGTCAAACTTCAATCCAGCACAAGCCGTCACGGAACAACAACAAATTTGAATAGCTCCCACAATAATAGCAACACCCACTGTTATGGAATACCCAATAGGATACCAATCAGACCAGTGCATTGTAATTCTATTTGTCGTGTTTTTTCCATGACTTTAATCCTCCTAGGTTATAATATTGTTGTTGCCTTATTGGGTTTCCCTACTTCTACAAGGCTTAGGATAAATAATTCAACATGTgttaaatttttgaaattacGACCTATATATCcaatataaataattaacaagatttttttttaattaccatAAAGGTTAAAGAGAATTactgcaaataaaatatttttaaattattgcaaataaaatattcGTGGCTCAATTACAATAATACAAAGTATAGGGGTTTCTTTTCGAAACTCTCAAACCAAAGGGGTGCAATCGCAATTGCTCACGCGAGATCAAATCCGCTCCGAATCCAATTTCACAGTGTGAAGGGAGAAGATGATGCAGTGGTACGTCGTCGCTTCATTCCTCACCGTTCTCACAAGCTCTCAGGTTCACTTTCCTCACTGGTTACAGCTCAAGCTTTTAAATACTTGTTCCATACGGACTTGATTTTGTGGATTGGTTGAAAATTGccaccaaaaatgtgattttggAATGAGGGTTTGTTCGTTTTGGTTGAAATTGGCAGGGGATATTGACGACATTGTCTCAGAGTAATGGGGGGTACAAGTATGACTATGCTACTGTGCCTTTTCTTGCTGAAGTTTTTAAGGTAAGTGCATTCATTCTTGGAAATGTATGGCTAATTCTGTTAGCAATCTTTCGATTTTTGCTTATTGATAAAGTATAAGTATGAAATTAGAAGATCAGAATATTTTCTTGGAAATATACTATGTGTGAAGTTTTAGTGCTTAATAGGTTATGTTCATTACTTTAAGTTTATGCAATGTCATTGACTAGTATCATGTTTCTGTTTGGGTGCAGCTAATTGTGTCTAGTTTGATGCTGTGGAGAGAATGCCAGGCATCGCCTCCTCCTAAAATCACGACTGATTGGAGAAGTGTGCGGTTGTATCCGATTCCGTCAGTCATATACCTCATTCACAACAATGTGCAGTTTGCCACATTGACTTATGTTGATACCTCCACTTATCAGATAATGGGAAACTTAAAGATTGTTACGACTGGAATACTGTTCAGGTGCTTATTATTGACTCTCTTGTTGGTTCGTATACATATCACTTATCAAGAACTGAACCTGCTTCATTTAATAGAGAGCTATATGCAGATTTCTCCTATGTAATTGTTCATGCTCTACAATTGGCATATAATTTCATTTCCCGTGTTAGGCTATTTTTGAGGAGGAAGCTTTCTAATTTGCAGTGGATGGCTATCGTTCTATTGGCTATTGGAACAACCACAAGCCAGGTACTTCGGTTTTACTTACTCTTCTAGTTTAATGTAAACCACAATGGCGAATGGGAGTTGGATTATGATCACTAGCCTTACTCGTTGCATAGCTTTTCATGTAAGCATAACTTGCCTTGTAGTCTGAATCTTTTTGTCTAATGATGGCACAGGTCAAAGGTTGTGGAGAAACTTCTTGTGAGTCGCTCTTCTCGTCTCCAATTCAAGGATACATGCTGGGTGTATTATCAGCTTGTCTCTCTGCTCTGGCTGGTGTGTACACGGAATTCTTGATGAAAAAGAACAATGACAGCTTATATTGGCAGAATATTCAATTATACACGTGAGTTTCTTTCGCTGGTAGTACCAGACCAATGTTTCTACGTACACgagattaatataattattccaTATAAACTGCCGTAGCAGACTGGCAACATATTCATATATGAAGCAACTATGATTCAATCCTGTGGTAAAGGGGGAAAGAGAAGATGACAAAGGGTTTCTACTTtctatttacattttatttcttcatttgtGGGTATGGACTTGGATTAAGAGCCTTTTAAGGGTATTTGTTTATTGATGCGATGTAGCGAATTCCTCACAGATTTGGTGCAATATTCAACATGGCCAAACTGGCTACTGATGATTTCAGAAGTGGATTCGAGAATGGTCCATGGTGGCGACGTCTTTTCGATGGATACAGTGTAACAACTTGGCTGGTAGTGCTAAATCTTGGTTCGACTGGACTGCTAGTATCGTGGTTGATGAAGTATGCAGATAACATCGTTAAGGTGCCTATTACTTCAATCATCGTTTGGCTAAATTATCTGAAAAATGTCATTTGATGTCTTAGTACTTAGTTTTAAGAATATGGGAGCAATTGCTTACAATATAATATTTCGATTCTTCATTTCTAGTATGACGTGAAGTAAAATAAGCGGACTATGTCTTCCTCATTAACAGGTGTATTCAACGTCGATGGCCATGTTATTGACAATGCTGGTATCTGTGTACATTTTCCATTTCAAACCGACTCTTCAGGTGAGTTGTACATTCTCTCTGATTTTCTTCATGTCTTGTGCTTCCCACTTTCGTCTTACATAATCAACTCATGCAGCTCTTTTTGGGAATTGTGATCTGCATGATGTCACTGCACATGTATTTTGCCCCTCCAACCGTGCTTGTGGACTTGCCTCTGACGGCAAAAGCATCACCTGAAAATCTGGATGAAGTTTCTGCTAATCGAAGAACAGCTTCCTAGAGTTCAACTTCAAGTGAGCCTCAGTCCTCTCAAATCATCCCTTTTTTCATTCAGGAAATTGCAGAGAGGAATAGTTTCCAATCCTCAGAGGATGGAAAATGTAGAGTCGCAACCTGTAGAAACATGGAACTAAGACAGAATCACCACATGATTTTTTACAGGAGcaagttagttagttagttggcTGTATGAAAATCTTGTTGAGTACATGATCGTGAAAATTCTTGCTATCCGAGTTCAGCTTGTTAGACTCAAGTGTACGAACCATTCCAAGTCTATATCGGTGTATAGCCACATCTAATCTTGTTATACACTCTTTTGGAACATTTTGTAGTTGTTACACAATTGTTTATACAACTCCTTTTTGTGTGCTTGTGTCTATGTGAGACAGAAAGAGTGATATGTCTTGGTGGGCAATTACGGGGTGATTTCTCCGTCAAGCACCACCACCAGTGGGGGCGGCCATAACCACCGACAACGAAAACTGTGCCACCATGTGAGAAGTGCCTCCTTTTTTTCTCCCAGGTACAGCCAACTCCATTGCAAATTGCTGCTGCATTATAAATGGCCACCAAAAAATGTGTGGTGCTTAATTTTGTTGAATTCATATAAAGAAGCAAGTACATATACCATATGCCCTACATACAAGGGCAATCTCATCAAATTATTTGCATCAATTCTATTGGCTGCCCATAATAATTATTGCTCTCTCTACTAAGATTTGTGGACAATATCAAGAAAGGGTCACCTATTATTGGAGGGAGAGTTTGC
This sequence is a window from Salvia splendens isolate huo1 chromosome 5, SspV2, whole genome shotgun sequence. Protein-coding genes within it:
- the LOC121802099 gene encoding CMP-sialic acid transporter 1-like, with protein sequence MMQWYVVASFLTVLTSSQGILTTLSQSNGGYKYDYATVPFLAEVFKLIVSSLMLWRECQASPPPKITTDWRSVRLYPIPSVIYLIHNNVQFATLTYVDTSTYQIMGNLKIVTTGILFRLFLRRKLSNLQWMAIVLLAIGTTTSQVKGCGETSCESLFSSPIQGYMLGVLSACLSALAGVYTEFLMKKNNDSLYWQNIQLYTFGAIFNMAKLATDDFRSGFENGPWWRRLFDGYSVTTWLVVLNLGSTGLLVSWLMKYADNIVKVYSTSMAMLLTMLVSVYIFHFKPTLQLFLGIVICMMSLHMYFAPPTVLVDLPLTAKASPENLDEVSANRRTAS